Part of the Mycolicibacterium mengxianglii genome is shown below.
CGGCCTCACCTGCCGGGATCGACATGTCGAGCCTGGTCTCGATGCGCTCCACCCGCTGCAGCAGGGCCGCCTCGGTATCGCTGGCCGACGGCAGCAGCAGCCGTGCGCAGACCACCTCGAGCAGCAGCCGCGGTGCGGTGGCGCCGCGCATCTCACCCAGGCCCGCGTGCACCACTTCGGCGTAGCGGGTCAAGGTGGCGGTGCCGATGCGCGCGGCCTGGTCCCGCATCTTTTCCAGCTCGTCCTCGGGAGCGTCCACCACTCCACGGGCGGCGGCATCCGGGACAGCTTGCAGCACAATCAGATCGCGAAACCGCTCGAGCAGGTCGACAGCGAATCGGCGCGGATCATGACCGGCGTCGATGACGGATTCGACCGCTCCGAACAGCGCCGCCGCGTCGCCGGCCCCGAGCGCCTCCACCGCGTCGTCGATCAGTGCCACATCGGTGGCACCCAGCAGCGCCAGCGCGCGCTGGTAGACCACCCGGTTGCCCTCGGCCCCGGCCAGCAGCTGATCCAGCACGCTGAGGGTGTCACGCGGCGAGCCGCCGCCGGCCCGGATCACCAGCGGGTACACCGCGTCATCGACCTCGACGCTCTCGCTGGCGCAGATGCCCTCGATCAGGGTGCGCATGGTGCGCGGCGCCAGCAACCGGAACGGGTAGTGGTGCGTCCGCGACCGGATGGTGGGCAGCACCTTCTCCGGTTCGGTGGTGGCGAAGACGAAGATGAGGTGTTCCGGCGGCTCCTCGACGATCTTGAGCAGCGCGTTGAAGCCCGCCGTGGTCACCATGTGGGCTTCGTCGATGATGAAGATCCGGTAGCGCGACTGGGCCGGGGCGTAGAAGGCCCGGTCCCGCAGTTCACGGGTGTCGTCGACACCGCCGTGGCTGGCCGCGTCGAGTTCGGTGACATCGACGCTGCCGCCTCCGTTGGGGGCCAGGGCGACGCAGGAGTCGCAGACACCGCACGGCGTGGGCGTGGGGCCCTGCTCGCAGTTCAGCGACCGGGCCAGGATCCGCGCTGACGAGGTTTTACCGCAGCCCCGCGGTCCGGAGAACAGATACGCGTGGTTGATCCGGCCCGCCTCCAGAGCGACCGACAGTGGCGCGGTGACGTGTTCCTGCCCGACTACCTCAGCGAAGGTAGCCGGTCGGTACTTGCGATAAAGAGCCACGGAAGCAGGCTACCGACCGGGTGTGACTAGTCGCGCGCCAGCAGCGACTCGGTGGCCGCAAGCAGCGTGCAGGTCGCCAGGCCGTCGATCGCGTCCCGCAGGTCGGACTCTGCGGGGAACGTCGGCGCAATACGAATGTTCTTGTCTTCCGGGTCTTTTCGGTACGGGAACGCCGCGCCGGCTTCAGTGAGGGCAATGCCGGCATCCTTGGCCAGTGCCACCGTGCGCCTGGCCGTGCCGGGCAGCACGTCCAGGCTGACGAAGTACCCACCCTTGGGATCGGTCCAGGAGGCGATCTTGGAATCGCCGAGCCGGTCCGCCAGGATCTCGGCGGTGATCGCGAACTTCGGGGCGAGCAACTGCTGGTGACGCTGCATGTGCAGTCGCACCCCGTCGGCGTCTCCGAAGAAGCGCACATGCCGCAGCTGGTTCAGCTTGTCGGGGCCGATGGTCTTCTTGCCGGCGTACTGCAGGTACCACGCGATGTTGCCCAGCGAGCCGCCGAAAAAGCTGACCCCGGCACCGGCGAAGGTGATCTTCGAGGTCGACGCGAAGACATACGGACGGTTCGGATTGCCGGCCTTGGCGGCCAGGCCGAGGACGTCGACCTGGCGAAGGAAGTCGTGGGTCAGGGTGTGCACCGCATAGGCGTTATCCCAAAAAAGACGGAAATCCGTTGCTGCCGTGCGCATTTGGACCAGTCGACGGACAACCTCCCAGGAGTACACCGCACCGGTGGGATTGGCGAACATCGGCACACACCACATGCCCTTGATCGCGGGATCAACAGCGACGAGCTCTTCGATCATGTCGACATCCGGGCCGTCCTCGCGCATCGGGACGGGGATCATCTCGATACCCATGGTCTCGGTGATCGCGAAATGACGGTCGTAACCGGGCGACGGGCACAGGAACTTGACCCCGCCGCCGCCCCGGAGCTCGTCTATCCATGGCCGCGGCGAGTCGACCGCGCCGTGCAGCAGGGAGAAGACCACGATGTCGTGCATCATCTCCAGGCTGGCGTTGTTGCCGGCGATCAGATTCGGCACCGGGATGCCCAGTAGCTCGCCGAAGATCGCGCGCAGTTCCGTCAGGCCGTGCGACCCGCCGTAGTTCCGGGTGTCGGTGCCCTCGGAGTCGCGGTAGGAGTCCGGGCCGGCACCGGGCAGCTCCAGCAGCGCATTCGACAGGTCGAGCTGTTTGGGCGACGGCTTTCCACGGGTGAGGTCCAAGCGGAGCTTCTTGGCCTGCAGCTCGGCATAGTTCCGCTGCTGTTGCTCGTGCTCGGCCTGCAACTCGTCGCGGCCGAGGGAATGGAACGACACCTGGGGCCTTTCACCGCCGGGAGAAACAAAGGGGACCCCGCGCACCCGCCAGAGCCCATTGACCCTTGCTGCCTTCCGGCCCTGGGGGAGTTCACAGGATAGACGCCGCGCGGGGTCCGTAGAGAGTGTAATACCCGCCGACACCACGGCTTGACCGCGCCGTCATACGTAGGTCTTCCCGGGACGGTCTTCCTGGGACATTCCTGGGTCTGGAACCCGCGATTCTGGCCTTCGGGGGTGACTCGGCTACCATGACCGACGGAGGATTCGCCTAGTGGCCTATGGCGCTCGCCTGGAACGCGGGTTGGGTTAACAGCCCTCAGGGGTTCAAATCCCCTATCCTCCGCAGTCGGTTCCGGGGTGCCCGCCCTCATCGGGCGGCACCCCGGAACCCAACCCAAGGAGGGGTATGCGCCGCGGGATCGCTGTGTCATGGCACGCGTTGTCTTTCCTGATCGCCGCCGCCCTCTACTTCTTCTTCGTCCTCCCCCGCTGGTGGGAATTGACCGGCGACGTCTCCCACGGCCTCGGAACCGGGCTGCGCATCGTGACCGGCGTATTGATCGGCCTCACCGCCCTGCCGGTGGTGTTC
Proteins encoded:
- a CDS encoding DNA polymerase III subunits gamma/tau, with protein sequence MALYRKYRPATFAEVVGQEHVTAPLSVALEAGRINHAYLFSGPRGCGKTSSARILARSLNCEQGPTPTPCGVCDSCVALAPNGGGSVDVTELDAASHGGVDDTRELRDRAFYAPAQSRYRIFIIDEAHMVTTAGFNALLKIVEEPPEHLIFVFATTEPEKVLPTIRSRTHHYPFRLLAPRTMRTLIEGICASESVEVDDAVYPLVIRAGGGSPRDTLSVLDQLLAGAEGNRVVYQRALALLGATDVALIDDAVEALGAGDAAALFGAVESVIDAGHDPRRFAVDLLERFRDLIVLQAVPDAAARGVVDAPEDELEKMRDQAARIGTATLTRYAEVVHAGLGEMRGATAPRLLLEVVCARLLLPSASDTEAALLQRVERIETRLDMSIPAGEAAAGQAAGAGGKQFVRRSVAAEPEAAPAPKPQPPVVQAPPTPAPPAPVAPPPRPEPAPPVAAPPPAPAAAAPAPAPPTPAPPTPAPPTPAPSVPAAPAAAGEPDAAAVRSMWTTVREKVRQRSRTTEVMLTGATVRAVEGDTLVLSHESAPLAKRLCEQRNSDVIREALKDALGVNWRVRCEPGGAGTTPAAPAAASAPVEPQPDHQAAERAEEDAMLAEAADTVSVPRRDPEEVALELLQSELGARKIDG
- a CDS encoding aminotransferase class I/II-fold pyridoxal phosphate-dependent enzyme, with amino-acid sequence MSFHSLGRDELQAEHEQQQRNYAELQAKKLRLDLTRGKPSPKQLDLSNALLELPGAGPDSYRDSEGTDTRNYGGSHGLTELRAIFGELLGIPVPNLIAGNNASLEMMHDIVVFSLLHGAVDSPRPWIDELRGGGGVKFLCPSPGYDRHFAITETMGIEMIPVPMREDGPDVDMIEELVAVDPAIKGMWCVPMFANPTGAVYSWEVVRRLVQMRTAATDFRLFWDNAYAVHTLTHDFLRQVDVLGLAAKAGNPNRPYVFASTSKITFAGAGVSFFGGSLGNIAWYLQYAGKKTIGPDKLNQLRHVRFFGDADGVRLHMQRHQQLLAPKFAITAEILADRLGDSKIASWTDPKGGYFVSLDVLPGTARRTVALAKDAGIALTEAGAAFPYRKDPEDKNIRIAPTFPAESDLRDAIDGLATCTLLAATESLLARD